DNA sequence from the Daphnia pulex isolate KAP4 chromosome 8, ASM2113471v1 genome:
caaaaatgtaattccTTCCAAGCCAATTTCCAATACAATCTCACATTACCAAGAACAATATCAAACGATTGAAATGGTTGCTGAGCAACGTGATTTAAAAAGGAGTCAAATGCTGTATGTGCTTTGTTTCGGTATCAGTTAACCCAAGAAAGGGAAAGCAGTTGGGTAAGTTGGGTAGTAACCAGAGTAAGGGAGGGCAGCATAGGGATAATAAGGGTAGGTCTTAAGAACGGGTGTGACACGGGTGTGACTGGAACAACAGACTGGTCAGGTTGACCTTTCTGGTTCAAATCGAATCAGAAACAAACCTGGCACTTAGTGGGGCTAGCAGCGGGTTCGGCAGCTCTCTTGGTTGCGGCCTCTTTGACGGGTTTAGCGTGTTCAATCTTGGCAGCAGCTACTTCAGGGGTATCTTCGGGAGCCACAGGCAAGGTGGACACAACACGGAAACCGTTAACGGCATCGGCGACGTAGTTGACACGAACTAATCCTTCGGGTCCCATATCATATATGTTAGAACCGAATTGGTTGCCGAAAATGTCACGGTAGTTGGAAGCAGCCTGTCCGGGGTAAGCATAGCCATAAGAGGCCTGTCCCAGCACATCTTGAGCGTGGAACTGGCTGGTGGCGGGATAGCCGTAGAAACCAGGGTAGTACTGGGCGGAGGCGCAAGCCAAGAAGATGCTAAGGATCTGCATCAAACAAaaggttggttttttttaagtaaatcactagtttttgaacattttgagAGCAATAGGGTAACTTACCAAGACTTTCATGTTGATGCTAGTATGAGACAGATGCTGCAGACCAAATGACGAGTTTGTTTCTCGATCGCCCTTTTATACAGTAATATCAAGCAAAACTTAACCAGAGGCTATATATATTACACCCTAAGTTAATACGAATGTTTGCGTGTGCATCATTAGTTGGCTTTCACTGGCGAATCAAAGTGACCTTAAAGACTTCCAAGCGTTATACTACGTGGCAGTCATCTCTGTATAAACACATTGAtccatttctgatttttaagaTACCACACCCAGTTGTGGTGCGCGTTTATACACCAGTTTCAGATGGCGATTTGCA
Encoded proteins:
- the LOC124200373 gene encoding cuticle protein 7-like; translation: MKVLILSIFLACASAQYYPGFYGYPATSQFHAQDVLGQASYGYAYPGQAASNYRDIFGNQFGSNIYDMGPEGLVRVNYVADAVNGFRVVSTLPVAPEDTPEVAAAKIEHAKPVKEAATKRAAEPAASPTKCQVCF